The sequence ATCGCACATCTCCGACCAACATGGGTCTTGCGCTGCTGGCGAATGTGACCGCATACGACTTTGGCTACATTTCGGCAGGGCAGTTAATCGAGCGTACGGCCAGTGCACTCAACACAATGCACGGTTTGGAGCGACACCGGGGACATTTCTACAACTGGTATGACACTCAGTCTCTAAAACCACTGCCGCCTCTTTATGTTTCGACGGTGGACAGCGGAAACCTCACTGCACATTTGCTGACATTGAGGCCAGCTCTGCTCGCGCTTCCAGAGCACAAGATTCTTGGAGAACGATTGTTTGAGAGTTTGAGCGACACACTAATAATTCTCATGGACTCTACGGAAGGGGCCGTTCCGGCCCAGCTTGCTCAACTGCAGAAAGATCTGGAGTCTGCCTGTGGTTCCCGGCCACCGACGCTCACAGCGATGCGGGTGTGCCTCGAGCGGTTGGCTGCATCTGCCGCTGAAGTGTCTCTTTGTATAGATGCAGACAAAGAAAGTCAGGCAACATGGTGGGCAGATACCCTTGCCCGGCAATGCCAGGCTGCTCTCGATGAATTGATGTTTCTTGCTCCGTGGACAGTGCTGTCTGCCTCTCCAGATATCTTTAACGAATTTCGCGACATTGATGATATACCGACGCTGCGCAGGCTGTCAAACCTCGAGAAGGAGCTGATCCCTGCAGTCAGTGATCGGCTCGGCTCGGTCGGGACTCCCGCAGAGAAAGAATGGGTTGGTGAGTTTAGCCGGCTAGTTAAGGAGGCAAGCAAGCGGGCCAAAGCGAGGATCGTGACCAGCGAACAGCTTGCCCGACAGGTGGGAGAACTCACCCGGATAGAGTATGACTTCCTCTATGACAAGTCGCGTCATCTGCTGGCTATCGGGTACAATGCTTCCGAGCGGCGGTTGGATGCGAGTTACTATGATTTGCTGGCTTCGGAAGCGAGGTTGACATTCTTCGTGGGCATTGCGCAGGGGAAACTGCCGCAGGAAAGCTGGTTTGCCCTGGGACGCCTGCTGACTAAAACCGGCGGAGAGCCGATTCTCCTTTCCTGGAGCGGTTCGATGTTTGAGTACCTCATGCCGCTTCTGGTGATGCCAACCTATGAAAACACGCTGCTCGACCAGACCTGCAAGGAAGCTGTGGAGAGACAGATTGATTATGGAAAGAAACGAGGAGTGCCATGGGGCATTTCTGAATGCGGCTATAACACAATCGATGTTCAACTCAACTACCAGTACCGCGCGTTTGGCGTGCCGGGGCTGGGACTCAAACGTGGACTTGCTGAGGACCTTGTTATTGCGCCCTATGCATCGGCGCTTGCGCTGATGGTTGATCCAGAAGCGGCATGCCTGAATCTACAGAGACTCTCCGCCGATGGGTTTGAGGGACAATATGGTTTTTATGAAGCAATAGACTACACAGCGTCGCGTCTTCCGCGCGGACAATCAAGCGCCGTGGTCAAATCCTTCATGGCACATCACGAGGGCATGAGTTTGCTGTCGCTGGCCTATCTGCTTTTGGACTGTCCTATGCAGAAGCTCTTCGAGTCTGACCCGTTGTTCCAGGCGACTATACTGTTGCTTCAGGAGCGGATTCCAAAAGCCACGGCTTTCTATACGCACATCGCCACCGAGCTTTCAGACTCTCGTGCGGCTTCCAGTGTCGCCGAGATACCGGTTCGTGTCTTCGACAGTCCGAACACCCCGATACCTGAAGTACAGTTGTTGTCAAACGGCAGATACCATGTGATGGTCACGAATGCGGGGGGTGGTTACAGCCGCTGGAAAGACATAGCAGTCACGCGCTGGCGCGAAGACAGCACCTGCGACAACTGGGGAACGTTCTGCTATATCCGCGACCTTGCGAGCGGCGAGTTCTGGTCAACCTCCTATCAGCCGGCACTCAAACGGTCAGATTACTACGAAGCGATTTTTTCGGAGGCACGCGCGGAGTTTCGCTGCCGCATAAACGGTTTTGACACGCACACGGAAATTGCTGTTTCACCGGAGGATGATATTGAGCTGCGCCGCATCCGTATCACCAACCGGTCACGGACACGCAGAACATTCGATATGACGAGTTACGCAGAAGTGGTTCTCAACTCGGCCGCGGCTGACGCACTGCATCCGGCATTCAGCAATCTCTTTGTTCAGACAGAGATCATTCATAAGCGCCAGGCGATCCTTTGCACGCGCAGGCCCCGCTCCGTTGATGAGCAAGCTCCCTGGATGTTTCATCTCATGGCCGTACACGGTGCGGATGCCGGAGAAATATCCTATGAGACAGACCGGCTGCAGTTCATCGGTCGCGGCAATACACTTGCCAATCCGCACGCGATGAATGATTCCGCTGCGCTGTCGGGAAGTCAGGGGTCGGTACTCGATCCTATTGTCTCAATCCGGCATAAGATGACGCTCGATCCGAACGAGTCGGCGACAATCAATATTGTTTCCGGCATAGGCGAGACCCGCGATGCAGCTTTAAGTCTTGTCGAGAAATATCAGGATCGGCGTCTCGCGGACCGCGTCTTTGAACTGGCATGGTCGCACAGCCTGGTGCTCCTGCGACAGATCAATGCAACAGAGGCTGATGCACAACTCTATGGTCATCTGGCCAGCTCGGTACTCTACGCAAATTCCTCGCTGCGCGCTGATTCAAGCATCATAACCAGGAATCGCCGCGGGCAATCCGGTCTGTGGGGCTATTCCATTTCCGGCGATTTACCAATCGTGCTGCTGCAGATCGCAGACCCGGCTAATATCGAACTGGTACGCCAACTTGTGCAGGCTCACGCGTACTGGCGCTTAAAAGGACTGGCAGTTGACCTGGTAATCTGGAACGAAGATCACGCCGGTTATCGGCAACTTCTGTACGACCAGATCATGGGGCTCATTTCCGCAGGCGTCGAAGTCAGCGTTACCGACCGACCAGTCGGCATCTTTGTGAGACATGGCGACCAGATATCAAACGAAGACCGGATCCTGTTCCAATCAGTTGCTCGTGCCATCATTTCCGACAATCAGGGCTCTTTGGCGAACCAGATCAATCGGCGAGGCATTATGGAAGGAAAAGTTCCGCGCCTTGCAGCGCCCCGTACCTTCCGTGCCGAATCCACGGAAGATGTCAGTTTGCCTCACCGCGATCTGATTTATTTCAACGGGCTTGGTGGATTTACCCCTGACGGGCGCGAGTATGTGATCACGACTGCACATGGTCATGTGACGCCGGCACCGTGGGTGAATGTGCTGGCGAACCCGCACTTTGGAACGGTCATATCAGAGAGCGGCCCTGCCTACACCTGGGCCGAGAATGCCCATGAGTTTCGCCTCACTCCCTGGTGCAATGACCCGGTGAGCGATCCGAGCGGAGAAGCTTTTTACCTCCGTGATGAAGAAAGCGGCCGTTTCTGGTCCCCAACGCCACTGCCCAGCCGCGGTCAGCAGCCCTATGTCAGCCGGCATGGATTCGGTTACAGCGTTTTTGAGCATACTGAGGACGGCATCTATTCTGAGATGTGGGTTTACGTAGCTCTGGACTCATCGATCAAGTTCTCTGTATTGAAGGTGCGAAACGATTCTGGCCGGGCGCGCCGGCTTTCAGCCACTGGATACATGGAATGGGTGCTTGGAGACCTGCGGCCAAAATCAATGATGCACGTGGTTACCGAATTTGACCCTATTAGCGGTGCGCTCTTTGCGCGTGATCCATTCAATACAGAGTTTGCTGACCGGGTTGCCTTTTTCGACGTGGACGATGCAACGCGGACTGTAACCTGCGACCGGACTGAATTTATTGGACGCAACGGTACGCTTCGGAGTCCGGCTGCTATGAGACGGATGCGACTCTCGGGCAGGATAGGGGCTGCTCTGGATCCCTGTTCAGCGATTCAGGTTGCATTCGAACTTGCAGACGGGCAGGAGCGTGAGATCATATTCACACTCGGTGCCGGGCGAGGCGCCGGGCAAGCCAGCAACCTGGTGCAGCGCTTCCATGGTTCAGCAGCAGCACGCGGCGCGCTTGAAGCGGTGTGGCAGTACTGGAACCACACGCTCGGGGCAGTGCAGGTGGAAACCCCGGACCAGTCCCTCAATGTGCTGACCAATGGCTGGCTTATGTACCAGACTATCACATGTCGTCTCTGGGCGCGGAGCGGATACTATCAGTCGGGAGGTGCTTTCGGGTTCCGCGATCAGTTGCAGGACTCTATGGCCCTTATATATGCCGAGCCGCACCTTATGCGTGAGCACTTGCTCCGCTGTGCAGCTCATCAGTTCCCTGAGGGAGATGTCCAGCATTGGTGGCATCCTCCTCAGGGGAGGGGTGTGCGTACTCACTGTTCGGATGATTACCTCTGGCTGCCGCTTGCGGCATGCCGCTACGTTCTGAGCACAGGGGATACAGGTGTGTTGGATGAACCTGTCCACTTCATCGAAGGACACCCGGTAGGTGCGGAAGAAGACTCTTATTACGATCTGCCCGGCAGGTCTGAAAAAGCGGCTAGTTTATACGAACACTGTGTGCGGGCGATTCTGAAAGGCCTCAGCCGTGGAGTGCACGGACTTCCGCTCATCGGCTCCGGTGACTGGAATGACGGCATGAACCTGGTGGGCAAAGAAGGAAAAGGTGAAAGCGTCTGGCTGGGCTTTTTCCTTTTTGAAGTGCTCATGCGCTTCAGCGAGGTTGCCCGCACATATGGTGACATAACCTTCGCTGAACAATGCATCAGGGAGGCGGAGGAACTGCGCCTGAATATCGAAGAACAGGGCTGGGACGGTGCCTGGTACCGCCGCGCGTACTTCGACGACGGCTCGCCGCTAGGGTCGGCAAATAACCCCGAATGCCAGATTGACTCGATTTCTCAAAGCTGGTCTGTTCTGTCCGGGGCTGGCGATACCGGGCGCGCGCAGATAGCAATGGAATCGGTGGATAAGCGCCTCGTGCGCCGGGAGCATGCGCTGATTCAGCTCATGGACCCGCCGTTCGACACATCGGATTTGAATCCTGGCTATATAAAAGGCTACATCCCCGGGGTTAGAGAGAATGGCGGACAGTACACGCATGGGGCAATCTGGTCAGCGATGGCATTTGCTGAATTAGGCGACAGCAAACGCGCATGGGAACTGCTGGCAATGATCAACCCGGTGAACCATACGAAATCCTCGGATGGGGTTGCGACATACAAAGTAGAACCGTACGTTGTCGCAGCCGACGTATATGCTCTCTCGCCGCACACTGGCCGTGGCGGATGGACATGGTACACTGGGTCGGCTGGCTGGATGTACCAGCTTATCGTGGAATCCCTCCTGGGGCTGAGACTGGAAAAGGACAAAATGCATTTTGCGCCGTGTCTCCCTGCGGATTGGAAAACATTCAAGATACACTACCGGTATCGCGAGACTGTCTACCACATTGCTGTCTTGCATCTGCATGATGGTACTGTCGGTATCAGAGTGATCGTTGATGGGGTTGAGCAACATAACAAGGCTATTAACCTTGTTGACGACGGCCAGGAACACACAGTCGAGGTGATGATTATAGCTCCTCTAAAATTTTAGACAGATTAATTAAGCTTTATGATAGAATATCATAACGAGTGCTGAGGGCGGAAGTATAGGAAAGTTCGCGAACCACTCCGCTACCAGCCATTTGTGGTTGACTGGTAAAATTAGGAGACAGAGTCTATGGACAAACCCATAGAAAACCTAACGAGACAAACCAAATCCCGCTCTCTGTGGTTTACCCCAGCCATTTTACTGGCTGCATTCATTCTCATTTCCATAACAGTTCTCTGGATCATTCAGACAAAAACCTATGTGACAAAGCGGAATCAGCTTGTTGAAATGGCAGAATCATCGGCAGAGAGCATACGTCTGCGGCTGAACGGGAACCGGGATTATTTACTTTTGCTGGCAAAAGAGCGCAGCGAAGGGACTATGAATGAAGAATTGTTTCAGGAACGGGCTTCGCGTTATGTGGCGGATCATTCGGAATTTATCAACATTACATGGGTAGATGCAAATTTTGTTGTTCATGATGTGGCACCCATCGCCTCAAATAAACAGATATTGGGGCTACGGCTCGAACTGCCCGAACCCAAGCGCGCTTCGCACCTGGCTGCCGAGCGGAGACAACCTGTTTATACCCAGCCATTCGAGGCAATTCAAGGCAAACCAGCCTTTGAGATATGGGTGCCTGTATTTCATGGCGACGAATTCCTTGGATTGTTCGCCGGGGTCTATTCATGCGAAAATGTTTTGCAGGAGCTAATTCCGCATCAACGTCTTCAAAACAATCAGGTTAGCCTGGTAGATGTGTCAGGAAATGTTTTTTGTGAGTTGCCTGCAACAAGAACTCTGGATGAAAAGCTGCTCCACCGAGCTTCATTGTCTTTGCCGGAAAATGACATGTTGTTACAGTTCAAAGGATATGGGCCTGGGGTTCTTGAACAGAGCTTGTTATTGCTGGAATTACTCTGTCTGGCATTTGTGATCGGAATAGTTTTCGCAATGTGGAGACTGAAACGTGAAACCGAAACAAGTAAGCGGGCGGAAGAAACACTGGCAGAAAGTGAAGCAAAATACAGGGCGGCTATCGAGAGTTCGTTAGACGGCTTCTGGATTAATGACATGGAAGGACATATCCTAGAGGTTAATGACACTTATTTAAAACAGTCTGGTTACAACCGCGAGGAACTGCTTAACATGTGTATAATGGACATTGATAGTATTGAGTCACCGGAAGAAACAGCTGATCACATTCGGAAGATTAAGAGTGATGGCAACAGCCTTTTCCAGACCAGGCATAGAAAAAAAGATGGAGCTGAATGGGATGTTGAAGTGAATGTTATTTACTGGCCCGCTATTGGCAACCGGTTATTTTGCTTCTTCCGTGACATCACCGACCGCAAGCAGGCAGAAGAAGAAATCCGCAAGCTCAATGCCGAACTCGAACAACGGGTTAAGGACAGAACCGCCGAGCTTGCAGACAAGAATGAGGAGCTGGAAAAAATGAACAGTGTTTTTGTGGGCCGGGAGCTTAGGATGATTGAGCTGAAAAAAAAGATAGAAGAACTGGAGAGAAAGACAAAGGAACTTGAAGGAAGCTGAAAATAGTGGGCACCAAAGTTGAGTATAATATTATAAAAACTAAGGTGAACGTATGAGACTGATAAAACCACCCCTCCGGCACAGCTTTATTGTGACACTCCTGATCGTTGCGGCAGCCACTATCATCCGCGCTGAGTTCTTTGCAGATTTGGGAAGAGTAACCCCTTACATAACGTGTTATCCCGCTGTGGTGTTCGCGGCCTTATACGGCGGAGCGTTTGCAGGCATCCTCGCCACCGTACTTTCGTCGGGTATCAGCTTCTTTTGGACCCAGCAGGGCTTTTTGTCTTCAGTAGAAGTGCTGTCGCTGGGAGTTTTTTTCATCAGTTGTACCATAATCTCCCTGGTCGCCGAGGCAATGCACCGCGCCCGCATCCAGGCAAGGGTGGCCCAGGAGAAAGCCGAGGAGGCCAACCGCGCCAAAAGTATTTTTCTGGCGAACATGAGCCACGAACTGCGCACCCCGATGAACGCCATCATCGGATTTTCCAACTTGCTGCGGAACGACGCCACCGTTTCCGCTGAGTGCAGGCGGAAGCTGGAGATCATCAACCGCAGCGGAGAACACCTGCTGCAGATCATCAACAACGTGCTGGACATGGCCAAGGTCGAGTCCGGGAGGACCACTCTGCTGGAAACCGTCTTTGATCTGCACGCGCTGATGCGGAACATCTCCGACCTGTTGCGTGAGCGTGCCGAATCCCGGGGGCTGACTTTGACGCTGGAGATTGACGGGACGGCGCCCCGCGCCGTGCTGGCAGATGAAAGCAAGCTGCGGCAGGTTGTCATCAACCTGGCCGGCAATGCCATCAAGTTTACCCAAAAAGGAGGAGTGACACTGCGTCTCCGGAGCCAACCATTGGACGAACCCAGGCGTGTCACACTGGTGATTGAAGTCAAAGACACCGGCATTGGCATCGCCGCCGAAGACCAGCAGCGCATTTTCGAGCCGTTCACCCAGCTCGGCAACCGGTCCGACCAGAAAGGAACAGGGCTGGGGCTGACTATCACGCGCCAGTTTGTAGAACTGATGGGTGGCAGGATTAGCGTCGAGAGCGTGCCGGACCATGGCTCGACATTCACGGTTGAGATGCAGCTAGAGACCACAGAAACTGCCGAATCGGCGGCCGGAAATGTGCAGTCGGGCATGGCGCACCTTGCGCCGGGCCAGCCAGAACAACGGATACTGATTGTCGAAGATCAGGAGGAGAATTGGCAGTTGCTGAGTCAAGTGTTGGAGCAGGCAGGCTTTCCGGTGCGCGTGGCAAAAAATGGCGCGGAAGGGGTCGAGATGTTTCAATCGTGGCGGCCGCATTTCATCTGGATGGACTGGCGGATGCCGGTGATGGATGGACTGGAGGCCACCCGCTGCATCCGAGCCCTCGAAGGCGGGATCGAGGTCAAGATCGTCGTTCTCACCGCCTCGGTGCTTAAGGAGGAACGCGAGCAGGTGCTGGCGGCTGGGACAGATGATTTCGAGCTCAAGCCGATCCAGTTAGGGAAAATTTACGATTGCCTGGCGCGTCACCTCGGAGTGCGGTTTGTCCCGGACGAAACGCCGTCACCCCTGGCCGCAGAGCCGGTCCCTGATTCGTCGCGCCCCGAGTCTCCGGCAGTTCGCGACGGGGAGTTGCAAGATGCCGCCGCCAGCGGCAAAGTCACCATCCTGGCTGTGGACGACACTCCCGAATCGCTGGCGTTCCTGGTGGAGATACTGACCCCGGCGGGCTACGCAGTGCAGACCGCCGCCAGCGGCGATACGGCACTGGCCGCTGTGACCGCCAACCCATCGGACTTGATCCTACTGGACATCTGCATGAAGGGCATGGACGGACTGGAGGTTTGTCGGCGAATCAAAGCAAACGATCAGACACGGCACATTCCCATCATCATGCTCAGCGCTTTTCCCAAGGTTGAGGATTGGAAACAATTTCTGGAAGTTGGAGCGGCGGATTACATGGCCAAACCGTTCCAGACCGCGGAACTCCTGGCGCGTATCCAAACTCACCTGGCCTTGAGCCAGGCGAGCGATGAGCTCAAACAACGGGCGGTCATGCTCGGCCAGCTCAACGAGCAATTGCAAGCCGAGCTTGCAAAGCGCCAGTGCGCGGAGGATGAACTGCGCCAAAGTCTTGACCTGGCCGCACAGGCCCGGTGCGAAGTACTCGACATGCTTGAGGACCAGAAACGGGCGGAAGCCGCGTTGCGGAAGAGCGAGGAAAGATTCAAGGCGCTGGCAGACACCTCGCCGCTTGCCATCTATCTGTCGGTGGGCCTCGAACAGAAAGCGGACTACATCAACCCAACTTTTGTCCGTCTGTTCGGCTATACGCTGGATGAAATCCCGACAGCGGAACACTGGTGGCCGCTGGCCTATCCGGACGAAAGATACCGCTGTCAGATAGAAGATGAATGGCAGAAGAGAGTAGCGCAAGCCATCGAACGCCGCTCAGAGATCGAGCTGATGGAGGCCATGGTCACTTGCAAGGACGGCTCCCGAAAGAACATCCTTTGGGGTTTCAAAGCCATCGGTGAAGAAAACTGGGCGTTCGGCCTTGATATCACTGAGCGTAAGCAGGCGGAAGAAGAAATCCGAAAGCTCAATGCCGAACTAGAACAACGAGTAGCGACACGTACCGCTGAGCTTGAAGAGAAGAATGAGGAGCTGGAAAAAATGAACAGTGTTTTTGTGGGCCGGGAGCTTAGGATGATTGAGCTAAAAGAAAGGATCAAGGAGCTTGAAGAAAAAATTGGAAGCTAACGACTTGTCACGGATTGAAACACCACGGTCCAAAACAGATCATGGCGAAAGTACAAAGAGCCAAATCATACACTGGGCATCTTTCTACGATGTAGTGTTCGGGTGGCTCCTCCGGCGTACGCACGACGAAGTTGTCCGCCTTGCTACGTCAAGCCCGGGGGAGCGGGTGCTTGATGTGGGCTGTGGGACCGGGAGCCTTGCGATCGCATTAAAGGCTTCGGTTGGTCAGACAGGTTTGGTGCATGGAATTGACGCTTCACCGGAAATGATCGAAGTGTCGCGCCGCAACGCATCAAGAGCAAGCGCTGATGTGAACTTCACGGTAGGTTTAGGAGAAGCAATACCTTTTCCCAATGAGACATTCGACCTGGTCGTTAGCCAGCTTGCGATTCACCACTTACCAGACGACCTTAAGCAGTCTGCCATCAAAGAGATGCATCGGGTACTGAAGCCGAACGGAAGGTGCATGATTGTTGATTTTGAGCCTCCCAAATCCATCACCGGCCGCTTCGCGACACGGATGTTTCTAAGACCAATGATAAAGATAAACGTAAAAAATTATCTCCCTCTTATGGAAGAAGCCGGCTTTACTAATATCGAAACCGGCGAAACCCGGCATCGCCTGCTGTCCTTTATCCGTGGACAAGTTGCGGGGTGTTAGGTAATATTAAGAAAACCTTACATCTCTTCTTCTTTCTTTGTGTGGTTCTCTAAGACAATTTTATTGACCAGCTATCGGCGGGGCATATATAAAGCAACTAAGAATGTTATTAACTTAAATTTCAAGGAGGGGAGTTATGGCAAAACATGTTTTGTTTTTACTGAAACCAGGCTTTAATGATGAAAAGGGTGGACCTTATTTTTGTCCGGAGTGCGCGATGGTAGAGGGTTTATTAAAGTATGCACCGCAAATCGAGAGTAAGCTTGATATACGGAGAATCGATTTTCCGAGACCCCGTAAGGAAATTATTGGATTAATCGGCGATGCCAATCAGGGATGTCCTGTACTCGTGATTGCCGGAGATTCTGCTCAGCCTGCTGAAGCCAAAAAAAGCTCGGAGACAGGGAAAGCATTCATCTCAGGCGGTACCGAGATATGCGAGTTTTTGGGCAAAATATTCAGTGTCGTAAGACCTCATTAATAATTTTGATATATCGGCGAACAGCGGGCTGGACAAGGATGCGCGGAGAAGATACCCACGCACCTGTCAGCCTACGTTGCTGCTATAAAAAATGTTTAAGCTGTTTATTCCCTGAAAAAAACTTGAAAAAGTGCAATTGGCGTCTTACGATATAAGACATGAAGAC is a genomic window of Candidatus Schekmanbacteria bacterium containing:
- a CDS encoding DUF3088 domain-containing protein, whose product is MAKHVLFLLKPGFNDEKGGPYFCPECAMVEGLLKYAPQIESKLDIRRIDFPRPRKEIIGLIGDANQGCPVLVIAGDSAQPAEAKKSSETGKAFISGGTEICEFLGKIFSVVRPH